GCACCCGGTTTCGCTCGCCTTCATCCTGATCGGCGCCGCTGCGGGCTCGGCCGTGTTTGCCTATGTCACGGGCTCTTCGCTGTACTTCATTGGCGTCGTCGGCTTGCAGCCGAAGCAATATGGCCTGATCTTCAGCGCCTGTTCGGCGGCGGTGATGTTCGGCGCGTTCCTCGACGGCCGGCTGAGCCGACAGGGTTTCGCGCCAGCGGACGTTCTGACGGTCGGTCTCGTGCTGTCGTTTGCCGCCGCAGGCACGATGCTCGTGACGACGCTGGCCGGCTGGAGCCCGCCTGCCCTCGTCGCCGCCCTGCTGATGGTCGTGGCGCTGTCCTTCGGGCTCAGCTTGCCCAACCTCATGAATGCGACGATGCAGCCCTTGCCCGACATCGCCGGCGCGGTCGGTGCCGCGGCTGGCACCGTTCAGATGACCGCCGGCGCGATCGCCAGCGGCTTGGTCGCACTGCTCTTTGACGGACGTACCGCGCTTGCGATGGCGGCCGTCATGGCCGCTTCCGCGCTGCTGGCGCTGACGCTCTATCTGCGATTTGGCAGGTCGGCCGGACGGCCGACCTGGGTGAGCAGCGTGTGAGCATCGATTTCCGTGGGGCCACAATCGGCCGAAACTGCCGCACTGCTTTCGTGCTTCGAGCAGTGCCGGCAGCGGGCGCTTACTGCGAGCGATCCGAGGTCCAGCCCTTGTACTCCGCGATGTTGTCCCTGGTCACGAGCTTGGACGGCAGGAGCTCGACGGTGGAGGCCGGCTTCTGGCCGTTGAGAATGCCGACGCCGACCTGCACGGCACGCCGCGCCATGAAGAACGGGTCCTGCGAGGCGGAGGCCTGGATCTGCGGCGACTGCGGATCTTTCAGCGCCACCTCGATATCGGGCGCGCCGTCAACCGCGGTGATGACAATGCCCGTGCGGTTCTGCTGGCGCGCGGCAAGGTCGGTGCCGATCGCCTGCGGGTCGTTGATGGCGAAGATGGCGTCGATCTTGGGGAAGCGCGTCAGATAGCCCTGCGCCACGTTGAGACCGCCTTCGCGCGAGCCCTTGCCGTCCTGGTCGCTGGACAGCACCTTGATGCCGGGATTCTTCGAGAACACGTTCTTGCAGCCGACGACGCGGTCGATCACGGCGGAGACTTGCGGCCCGTTCTCGATGACGACGTCACCCTTGCCGCCCAGTTTGTCGACGATGTACTGGCAGGAGATCTCGCCGGCCTGCACGTTGTTCGTTGTCACGGTGGCATCGGCGCCTTCGGCCGCGGTGTCGACCGCGACGACCACGATACCTGCCGCCTGCGCCTTCTTGATCGCCGGGCCGATCGCCTTGGGATCGCCCGGGTTCAAGAGGATCAGATCCACGCCGGCGGCGATGAAATTGTCGATCTGGGTGACCTGCTTGCCGAGATCGTATTCGAAGCCGACCGCCGTGATCTTCACATTGGGATTGGTCTTCTTCGCCTCGAACTCGGCGCCCTTCGACAGCGCGACGAAGAACGGGTTGCCCATCGAACCGAGCGAGACGCCGATCGACTTGAGCTCCTTGGCGAAGGACGGCGCGGTGCTTAGTGCGAGCGCCATGGCAGCGCCGGCGAGCGTGATCGTCTTCAACATTGGCTTCCTCCCTGGTCTGTCTTCATCCCCGGCACGGCAGACCAGTTGCCGCAACGGAACATCGCATCACGTTCTGGCCGACCCTTGCAGGCGGTAGCGGTCGAGCGCCACGGCGCCGATGATGACGAGGCCCTTGATCACATATTGCCAGATATCGGAGACGCCGATCAGGATCAGGCCGTTCGACAGCGCCGCGATGATCAACGCGCCGACCAGCGTGCCCCAGATCGAGCCGATGCCGCCGACGAACGAGGTGCCGCCCAGAATCACGGCGGTGATGGCATCGAGCTCGTAGGACTGGCCGAGCTGCAGGCCATTGGCCGCATAGAGGCGCGCCGCCTGCATGGCGCCGCCGAGCCCCGCGAACAGTCCCGAGACGCCGTAGACGAAGATCAGCACGGCCCAGACCTTGATGCCGGCAAGCCGCGCCGCGCTCTCATTGCCACCGACCGCATAGATGTGCACGCCGAGCACGGTCCGGCGCAGCACCAGCCAGGAGACCAGGATGACGAGCAAGGCG
This is a stretch of genomic DNA from Bradyrhizobium sp. CB2312. It encodes these proteins:
- a CDS encoding ABC transporter substrate-binding protein; amino-acid sequence: MLKTITLAGAAMALALSTAPSFAKELKSIGVSLGSMGNPFFVALSKGAEFEAKKTNPNVKITAVGFEYDLGKQVTQIDNFIAAGVDLILLNPGDPKAIGPAIKKAQAAGIVVVAVDTAAEGADATVTTNNVQAGEISCQYIVDKLGGKGDVVIENGPQVSAVIDRVVGCKNVFSKNPGIKVLSSDQDGKGSREGGLNVAQGYLTRFPKIDAIFAINDPQAIGTDLAARQQNRTGIVITAVDGAPDIEVALKDPQSPQIQASASQDPFFMARRAVQVGVGILNGQKPASTVELLPSKLVTRDNIAEYKGWTSDRSQ